From the genome of Candidatus Rhodoluna planktonica:
GAAAACTGCCCCGACTCCGGTGGCAGCAATCAGACCGGCGATACTCGGAACCACGACCTGACCCAAACGGTTTGAAGTTAGGCGAATTGAAATGGCGAGTCCGCGGGTTTCGGGGCTGGCAATTCGAGAAACCCAAGCCATGCTTGCCGGTTGCCCAATAGCCATTGAAAGGCCAGAAACCAACATGATGATGAAAAGCAGCCAAAAATTGGTCGCCAGCGCAATCGCGATGCAGCTAAGCATGGTGACTGACGAACCAAGATTCATCACGGCACGCATGCCGATTTTGCCTGTAACTGGCCCGAGCACCAAACGAATTGCCATCGAAGAAACTGAACGAACGGCCAACAGAATACCGATTTCGGTTGCCGATAATCCCAGCTCCCGGCCAAGGAGCGGCAAAAAGATAAGAACCACGTCAACCACAGCGGTGATTGATCCGGAAACGAATATCGCCGATTTGAAAGTTGGCGCCGACATAACCTTGCGCAACGATTCAGCCGAGATTTGAGCCTGTTGCTTCTCTTTGCCTTTTTTCGAGTTGGAGGCGATAGGTATGGTCACCAAGGTTGAAGCGACAAATAAAAAACAGGCGAACAGGATGGCTGAATTGGTGTCGATGTAGACGCCACGGTCGGCCAGTGCTCCACCAACTAGTGGGCCAATCGCCTGACCGAGTGAGGCATAAAAAGTTAGCAGCCCAAAGTTCTTTTCATATTTGGCGCTCTGTGATCGGTTGGCGATTATGGTTTGCCCACCAATCATGGTGAGCAGGTGGCCGATACCCATCAGTGGCATAGCAATCGCTAAGAGTGGAATTGAGTTAATGAATAGCAGGGCAACTGAGGTTCCGGTTGAAACCAGTCCACCAACAAATAGCGCCGAGCCATCGCGCCCTTTATCAACCCAACGACCAAGTTTGATGGCAAAAATCAACGGTGCCAAGGCGAACGTTGCACCAACGACACCAACCAGTGCAGACTCAGCCCCCAAGTCAATCAATCGATAGGTGACCATCGGTCGAACCACATAGATCGCGGCCTGAATAAAGAGGCTGTTAAGAAGAACGAGTAGCAGCCAACGGCTGCTACTCGCGTCTCTTAACTTCATTTGATTAGGGCTACTTCTTCAGAATGTATCGCTTTGCGAACTTCCAGATTTGTGGCCAGCCCAAGGCAATAAACATCAGCGTATAGGTGATGATGGTAAACGGAGTGCTAATGAAAATACCCGGGTCACCCTCAGACAATTGCATCGAACGCTTAAATTGGGTTTCCGCCATCGGCCCTAAGATTGCCCCAAGAATCAGCGGCGTAACCGGGTAGCCGAAGCGACGCAAAAGCATTCCAAGAATTCCGATGCCCAAGGCAACTAACAAGTCAAAGGTAGAGTTCTTGAGCGAATAGGCGCCCACCATTGCGAAAACCAGAATGCCGCCGAAAAGATAAGGCGCTGGGATTCGAAGTACCTGAACCCAAACTCGTATCAGCGGCAAGTTGATTACCAATAGCAAAAAGTTTCCAATGAAAAGCGATGCGATTAGCGTCCAGATTAGAACCGGCTGTTCGGCGAATAACATCGGTCCGGCTGAAATTCTGAACTGATCAAAAGCTGCCAACATGACGGCGGCTGTTCCGGATGTTGGGATACCCAATGCGAGCAATGGAACCAAAGCTCCAGCAGCATTCGCATTGTTAGCCGCTTCAGGGCCAGCAACGCCTTCAATTGCACCGTTGCCGAACTCATCTTTCTTTTTTGACAAACGCTTCTCAAGGCTGTAGCTCAAGAAAGTTGGTAGCTCTGAGCCACCGGCAGGCAAAACACCGGTTGGAAAGCCGATTGCGGTGCCACGAAGCCAAGGCTTCCAAGACCGTGCCCAATCTTCTCGAGTCATCTTGGCAGCGCCCCTAAACCGGTTTAGCGAACCGTTCTCGAGGTGCCCAGATAGGGCAATGTGCAAAGCTTCAGCCACTGCGAAAAGAGAGACAATCACGATAACTGTTGAAAAGCCCTCCATAGCGTCGGCATTACCAAAAGCGAGACGTGATGCACCGGAGTTGGGATCAGTTCCAACCATTCCGATAACAAGACCGACACTCAAGGCAACCAAACCACGGTTGAGCGATTTCCCCATTAGCGAACTAACTGTGGCAAATGCCAGAACCATCAGAGCAAAAAAGTCTGGTGGTGTCATCTTTAGGCCAAGATCTGCGATTGTCGGAGCAGCCACGGCAAGTATGCCGGTGCCAATGGCCCCAGCGATAAATGAGCCGATTGCAGCTGTAGCCAAAGCGGCGCCAGCTTTACCGGCACGCGCCATCTTGTTACCTTCGATGGCAGTCATTACCGAACCAGATTCTCCAGGTGCATTTAGCAGAATCGAGGTTGTCGAACCACCAAACATGGCGCCATAGTAAATAGCGGCGAACATGATTAGTGCGCTTTGCGGTTCAAGCCCGAAGGTAACCGGAAGCAATAGCGAAATTGCAAGAGCCGGGCCAATTCCAGGCAGAACACCGACTAGGGTTCCAAGTAGTGAACCGAGCAGACCAAAACCAAGGTTGGTGATGGTTAGCGAGTTGGCAAACCCCTCTAGAAAATGCGCGAGGTCCATTACCACTCCTCTTCTACGACAACTTCGTTACTGAAGTCAAAGTCGAAGCCCCAAGGCAGCGAAATTTGTAGACCTTCAGTGAAACCAAAGTAGATAACCAGTGAGACTGCTAAGGCAATTGGAACCACGAGCCACAATTTGCTTTTCTTGGGATTCAACGCAAATACAACCATGCTGAAAAGCACCGTTGCAGAAACGATAAAGCCAAGAATGCTGACAAAAAGAGCAAAAAATAACAGGCCCCCGGCGACTAACAAAAACTTTTTGAGGTGCAATTTTTGGTCGGCTACGCCGCCCTCAATGCCCTCGGGTTCACCACGATCGCCACGCAGCACCAACAAAACCTGAATGCCAGCAAAGACAATCAGTAGCCAGCCGATGATGCTAGGAAACATGCGAGTTCCAACGAAATCGGCTAGTGCTAGCTCTGGAAGTTGGCTAGCATCCCACAAAACAACTAAGCCCGCAAGAAAGAGGAAGCTGGTAAAAACCAGCTCCCCCTTTGCGATTCGCTTTTTTCTTGCGTCATAGACCTAGATCCGAGTAGAGCTTGCGGATCTTGTTCTCTTCAGTCTTCAACCAAGAAACGAACTGGTTGCCTGGCAAGAAACGACCCACGGCTTTTTGAGATGCTAGGTAGTCCTTGAATGACTTCGACTTGGTAACGATGTCGAGAGCGCGAATAACTGTCGCCTTACCAGCGGCGCTGGTGTTAGGAGGCAGAATCAATCCGCGCCAGTTTTCAACAACAACGTTTACGCCCTGTTCTTTCATGGTCTTTGTTGCAACACCAGGAAGTCGGGATGGTGCAGATACAGCCAATAGACGAAGGTCGCCAGAGGCTACATAAGGTGCGAAGTCTGCATAACCCGAGATACCGAAGGCGTACTTGGCGTCACTCAAAAGTGAAGATGCCTGTCCACCGTTGTTGGCGGTGTAGTTCATCGAAGAAAGTGGTAGGCCTAGGGCATCGAAGAAGTTTGCTGATAGGTAGTAGTCAACACCTCCGACAGTTCCACCAACAATGGCCATAGCCTTGGCATCCTTCTTGAGGTCAGCCACTAGGTCGGCAAGAGTCTTGTACTTTGAATCGGCCTTAACCGCGATGGCGCTGTACTCCGCCATCATTCGCGAGATTGGGTTAGCATCTGAAACGCGGTATGCGACCTTTGCGGTGTAAGCGCCACCAACCTGAGCGAAGCCGGTAACAGCAATCTTGCCAGCCTTGCCTGCCATGTCCTTGATCATGTATAGAAGACCGGTGGTGTTACCAGGGCCAGGCTTAGCAGTTAGCACAGGCTCAGTTTTTGCTAGGCCCTCAGCTTTTAGCGCATCAACCACAGCCTTACCAAAACCACCAAAACCTGAAGTCAGGTTGTTTGGAATAATCATCTCAAGGCGAGAAAGCACCGGCAGGGTTGGGTACTGCCAAATCTTCTTGCCCTTCATTGAGCCGACCTTGGCGGTCAAACATTTGAGATCTGAGCCGTCGGCACCCTTGCCTTTGGCTACCTGGTTGAGAGTTGAACACTCAGAAAGTACTACTGCCTTGCTTGCCGGCACTGCTGCCGCGTTTGCTGGTACAGCAGTAAGCGTTGAGGCTGCTAGAGCCAGCGCCGTTGCTGCGATTGCGAATTTCTTCACTATGTCCTCCGTTAATGAAATAGGGGGGTCTTCTGGTGAAAACCACTTCGGAGAACTTCGGGGCTGGCAGTCTTACCTGTCAACCTCTACGTTGACCGAAGACTGAGTCTCTCCACCACCTCGCGGTGGCCAAGTGCCCGGGCCAAATGGCCGGGTATGTCGCTGCACTTGCTTTGGGATACTCCCCCAGTGAGATTCAAACTACTCCTTAACAAAAGGTGAACTAGCCAGTTTTGGTAACGGTTTGATAAACCAAGGTTCGTTTTTAACCCTTTTCACGGTTCATAATGGGTCTATGACTGCAAGAGTGAGCCACAACCCTGCTGAATCTCGCTACGAGATTTTTCTCGACGACAAAATGATTGGGCTGGCCGATTACGAGCTCAACGATGGCGTGGCCCGATTTGTGCACACCGAAATTACCCCCAGCCTACGAGGCAAGTCTTATGCTGCCGACCTAATGAAAGCAACCTTTGAGGGAATTCGAGCGGGCGATTTGGGCGAGGTGAAGGTCATCCCAGTTTGCTCATATGTGGTTCTTTACATGCAGCGCCACCCAGAACTGCACGATCTGCTTGGCATCCCCATCGAAGAAGCCGCGGCAGCCTGTCGACTACCTCGCCGGGTGGTTTAGTTCAAACGAAGCCCGCTAGAGTCGCTCGTTGATCCAATCGATCACGTCGGCGATAACCTCATCCTGGTTGATTTCATTGAAAAGTTCGTGCCGGCCATCTTGGTAAATGATGGTCTCTAAGTCTTTAACGCCGGCTTTGGCAAAAGCATTAGCTAGCTTCAAATTTCCTTTTTCACCACCGATTACATCGTCGCTGCCGG
Proteins encoded in this window:
- a CDS encoding MFS transporter; this translates as MKLRDASSSRWLLLVLLNSLFIQAAIYVVRPMVTYRLIDLGAESALVGVVGATFALAPLIFAIKLGRWVDKGRDGSALFVGGLVSTGTSVALLFINSIPLLAIAMPLMGIGHLLTMIGGQTIIANRSQSAKYEKNFGLLTFYASLGQAIGPLVGGALADRGVYIDTNSAILFACFLFVASTLVTIPIASNSKKGKEKQQAQISAESLRKVMSAPTFKSAIFVSGSITAVVDVVLIFLPLLGRELGLSATEIGILLAVRSVSSMAIRLVLGPVTGKIGMRAVMNLGSSVTMLSCIAIALATNFWLLFIIMLVSGLSMAIGQPASMAWVSRIASPETRGLAISIRLTSNRLGQVVVPSIAGLIAATGVGAVFYLLAALQAASIVVTSRALPKGE
- a CDS encoding tripartite tricarboxylate transporter permease, producing MDLAHFLEGFANSLTITNLGFGLLGSLLGTLVGVLPGIGPALAISLLLPVTFGLEPQSALIMFAAIYYGAMFGGSTTSILLNAPGESGSVMTAIEGNKMARAGKAGAALATAAIGSFIAGAIGTGILAVAAPTIADLGLKMTPPDFFALMVLAFATVSSLMGKSLNRGLVALSVGLVIGMVGTDPNSGASRLAFGNADAMEGFSTVIVIVSLFAVAEALHIALSGHLENGSLNRFRGAAKMTREDWARSWKPWLRGTAIGFPTGVLPAGGSELPTFLSYSLEKRLSKKKDEFGNGAIEGVAGPEAANNANAAGALVPLLALGIPTSGTAAVMLAAFDQFRISAGPMLFAEQPVLIWTLIASLFIGNFLLLVINLPLIRVWVQVLRIPAPYLFGGILVFAMVGAYSLKNSTFDLLVALGIGILGMLLRRFGYPVTPLILGAILGPMAETQFKRSMQLSEGDPGIFISTPFTIITYTLMFIALGWPQIWKFAKRYILKK
- a CDS encoding tripartite tricarboxylate transporter TctB family protein; translation: MAKGELVFTSFLFLAGLVVLWDASQLPELALADFVGTRMFPSIIGWLLIVFAGIQVLLVLRGDRGEPEGIEGGVADQKLHLKKFLLVAGGLLFFALFVSILGFIVSATVLFSMVVFALNPKKSKLWLVVPIALAVSLVIYFGFTEGLQISLPWGFDFDFSNEVVVEEEW
- a CDS encoding Bug family tripartite tricarboxylate transporter substrate binding protein translates to MKKFAIAATALALAASTLTAVPANAAAVPASKAVVLSECSTLNQVAKGKGADGSDLKCLTAKVGSMKGKKIWQYPTLPVLSRLEMIIPNNLTSGFGGFGKAVVDALKAEGLAKTEPVLTAKPGPGNTTGLLYMIKDMAGKAGKIAVTGFAQVGGAYTAKVAYRVSDANPISRMMAEYSAIAVKADSKYKTLADLVADLKKDAKAMAIVGGTVGGVDYYLSANFFDALGLPLSSMNYTANNGGQASSLLSDAKYAFGISGYADFAPYVASGDLRLLAVSAPSRLPGVATKTMKEQGVNVVVENWRGLILPPNTSAAGKATVIRALDIVTKSKSFKDYLASQKAVGRFLPGNQFVSWLKTEENKIRKLYSDLGL
- a CDS encoding GNAT family N-acetyltransferase, with the translated sequence MTARVSHNPAESRYEIFLDDKMIGLADYELNDGVARFVHTEITPSLRGKSYAADLMKATFEGIRAGDLGEVKVIPVCSYVVLYMQRHPELHDLLGIPIEEAAAACRLPRRVV